In Chanodichthys erythropterus isolate Z2021 chromosome 9, ASM2448905v1, whole genome shotgun sequence, a genomic segment contains:
- the LOC137027220 gene encoding anaphase-promoting complex subunit 5-like — MARQQAQLLLNMNSLEPVNFSVQQNNTEAFAVALCHLAELHAEQGLYAVVTDIMKHLKQQFPPYTQHAKLWMLCDLKIQFEKAMNDGKYHLAEPHVTAISALNSTEGLYRKAQLLKALNQTSEASKILQQCEKSKNTEMIIRVMLASAELHWDSSGFASALPLLLQALTLSRQHNLQSLTSETVLHLAFTQLMLGIPEQALALVQDVLESVLAHGSLIDKGRALLLAARCQMALAGSAAQEHRLTALEQAVHTLDEAAVYFSRLDCKERMRDIHYLQARLHHTLGNVSQRNKCAMLFRLLDQELPSSGMTVVNRL, encoded by the exons ATGGCACGGCAGCAGGCTCAGCTCCTGCTGAATATGAACAGTCTGGAGCCGGTGAACTTCAGTGTGCAGCAGAACAACACTGAGGCCTTTGCTGTCGCCCTCTGCCATCTGGCTGAACTTCATGCTGAGCAG GGTCTTTATGCTGTTGTGACGGACATCATGAAACACTTGAAGCAGCAGTTTCCTCCTTATACCCAGCATGCCAAG CTCTGGATGCTATGTGAtctgaaaattcagtttgagAAGGCTATGAATGATGGGAAATACCATTTGGCTGAACCCCATGTCACAGCGATCTCTGCCTTAAACAGCACTGAGGGATTGTACAG GAAAGCGCAGCTGCTGAAAGCTCTGAATCAGACGTCTGAAGCCTCTAAGATTCTGCAGCAGTGTGAGAAGAGCAAGAACACAGAGATGATCATCAG GGTGATGCTGGCCTCTGCAGAGCTTCACTGGGACTCGTCTGGGTTTGCGTCAGCTCTGCCGTTACTCTTACAGGCTCTTACTCTGTCCCGCCAACACAACCTCCAGAGCTTGACCTCAGAGACTGTGTTACACCTGGCATTTACACAG CTGATGTTGGGGATCCCTGAGCAGGCTCTCGCACTGGTGCAGGACGTGTTGGAGTCGGTTTTGGCTCACGGTTCTCTGATAGACAAGGGCAGAGCTCTGCTGCTGGCCGCTCGCTGTCAGATGGCTTTAGCAGGAAGTGCCGCACAGGAACACAGACTGACTG CACTGGAACAAGCTGTACACACTTTAGATGAGGCAGCGGTGTATTTCTCTCGTCTTGACTGTAAAGAGCGTATGAGAGACATACATTACCTACAGGCACGATTACATCACACCCTCGGCAACGTCTCTCAACGCAACAAGTGCGCCATGCTTTTCCGTCTGCTGGATCAGGAGCTGCCGTCGTCTGGGATGACTGTGGTCAATCGTCTTTAG